In Myxococcales bacterium, the following are encoded in one genomic region:
- a CDS encoding FliM/FliN family flagellar motor switch protein: protein MSAGRGAPRVEPFPFRLLEGLTRAEVAAARRLRRVAARAINLGKLSKELENILQAPVRARLKTVRQATAASLAALPGQAGGSVGVLLAPADRARARDGARVLVIAEPALAVTVTALALGRAPPPIVAAPATPAPELAGALAAIVRAVAARAHADAAPAVLHAGPGAPMLLDLAAAGTALAANLLAANLLAANLTVLVGDEAFSALVVVDAARMPADREARGPLDPPPWAFSSAALASLGPTPLALRVVVASCLATVGELARLAPGDVLLTGLTGWMAASAEELRAHGPRGRVALVAPRGEVGLVAELSGPGRLVLSAERVAMPLVATDATREPPPRGGNARMDSKDTAAHAQTAPLPIGAHDVLADVPLVVRVELGAAELSASAWADTRPGDVIALGRGIGEPVVLRVSGTEVARGELVVIEGELGVRVLSRAGARALGDEVAS, encoded by the coding sequence GTGAGCGCCGGCCGGGGCGCGCCGCGCGTCGAGCCGTTCCCGTTTCGCCTCCTCGAGGGGCTCACGCGCGCCGAGGTCGCCGCCGCGCGCCGGCTACGTCGCGTCGCGGCGCGCGCCATTAACCTAGGTAAGCTATCGAAAGAGCTCGAGAATATTCTCCAGGCCCCTGTCCGCGCGCGCCTCAAGACCGTGCGCCAGGCGACCGCGGCTTCTCTCGCGGCGCTGCCGGGGCAGGCGGGCGGCTCGGTCGGCGTGCTCCTCGCCCCCGCCGATCGCGCCCGCGCACGCGACGGCGCGCGGGTGCTCGTGATCGCCGAGCCCGCGCTCGCCGTGACCGTCACAGCGCTCGCCCTCGGCCGCGCGCCCCCGCCCATCGTCGCCGCCCCCGCCACGCCCGCGCCCGAGCTCGCCGGCGCCCTCGCGGCGATCGTGCGCGCGGTGGCGGCCCGCGCCCACGCCGACGCCGCCCCCGCCGTGCTCCACGCGGGGCCGGGGGCGCCGATGCTGCTCGATCTGGCGGCCGCGGGCACGGCGCTCGCGGCGAACCTGCTCGCGGCGAACCTGCTCGCGGCGAACCTGACGGTGCTCGTGGGCGACGAGGCCTTCTCGGCGCTGGTCGTCGTCGACGCGGCGCGCATGCCTGCCGATCGCGAGGCGCGTGGGCCGCTCGATCCGCCGCCGTGGGCCTTCTCCAGCGCCGCGCTCGCGTCCCTCGGCCCCACGCCGCTGGCCCTCCGCGTGGTGGTCGCGAGCTGCCTCGCGACGGTGGGCGAGCTCGCGCGCCTCGCGCCGGGCGACGTGCTGCTCACCGGGCTCACCGGGTGGATGGCGGCGTCCGCGGAGGAGCTCCGCGCCCACGGCCCTCGCGGCCGCGTCGCGCTCGTGGCCCCTCGGGGCGAGGTCGGGCTCGTCGCGGAGTTGTCGGGACCCGGCCGGCTTGTGCTAAGTGCCGAGCGAGTGGCGATGCCGCTCGTCGCGACCGACGCGACGAGGGAGCCTCCGCCCCGAGGAGGCAACGCCCGCATGGACTCGAAGGACACCGCCGCTCACGCGCAGACCGCGCCTCTGCCGATCGGCGCGCACGACGTGCTCGCCGACGTGCCCCTCGTCGTGCGCGTGGAGCTCGGAGCCGCGGAGCTCTCCGCGAGCGCCTGGGCCGACACCCGCCCCGGTGACGTCATCGCGCTCGGCCGCGGGATCGGCGAGCCGGTCGTGCTCCGCGTCTCGGGCACCGAGGTCGCGCGCGGCGAGCTCGTCGTCATCGAGGGGGAGCTCGGCGTGCGCGTGCTCTCGCGCGCGGGCGCCCGCGCCCTGGGCGACGAGGTGGCCTCGTGA